Proteins encoded within one genomic window of Bremerella alba:
- a CDS encoding SMP-30/gluconolactonase/LRE family protein, giving the protein MMSRLCLLVAFVTFLPAVEVCATEFGEIVTVAGTGQKALGPMEGPVDEVNIGQTFGVLIGPDGAMYVTEVENHRVLRVDLQSKQVTTVAGNGTKGYSGDGGPATEAQLNEPYEVRFANNGDMYFVEMQNHLVRKVDAKTGNISTVAGTGKAGYSGDAGPALNAQFNRPHSIALSEDDSTLYVADIQNHRIRAIDLKTGVIHSIAGNGDKKMPIDGETTAGKSMVGPRALDLDGNDLWIALREGHSVWRLDLKTGVVHHVACSGKKGYSGDGGSAKEATMNGPKGIVKAPNGNVYVVDTENQAIREIDVTNDRIRTVAGIGPQGRGFSGDNGPATKAKMDRPHGIGVGADNALYIGDTNNHRVRKVVPVTE; this is encoded by the coding sequence ATGATGTCCCGCCTTTGCTTACTAGTTGCCTTCGTCACGTTCTTGCCTGCCGTGGAGGTCTGTGCGACCGAATTCGGCGAGATCGTTACCGTTGCTGGCACCGGCCAAAAAGCCCTGGGCCCGATGGAAGGCCCGGTCGACGAGGTCAACATTGGTCAAACGTTCGGTGTGCTGATTGGCCCGGATGGTGCCATGTACGTGACGGAAGTCGAAAACCATCGCGTGCTTCGCGTCGACTTGCAGAGCAAGCAGGTCACGACGGTCGCTGGTAATGGAACGAAAGGGTATTCCGGCGACGGCGGCCCGGCGACCGAGGCGCAGCTGAACGAACCATACGAAGTCCGTTTCGCCAACAATGGTGATATGTACTTTGTCGAGATGCAGAACCATCTTGTTCGTAAGGTCGATGCAAAGACCGGCAACATCTCGACGGTCGCAGGCACCGGCAAGGCTGGCTACTCCGGCGATGCCGGCCCGGCGCTGAACGCTCAGTTCAATCGCCCGCATAGCATCGCGTTGAGTGAAGACGATTCCACGCTGTACGTGGCCGATATTCAGAATCATCGGATCCGCGCGATTGATTTGAAGACCGGAGTCATTCATTCGATCGCTGGTAATGGCGACAAAAAAATGCCCATCGACGGAGAGACGACCGCTGGTAAGTCGATGGTTGGCCCGCGGGCGCTTGATCTCGATGGTAACGATCTTTGGATCGCGTTACGAGAAGGGCACAGCGTCTGGCGTTTAGACTTGAAAACCGGCGTTGTGCATCACGTGGCATGCTCTGGTAAGAAGGGATACAGCGGCGATGGAGGGAGTGCCAAAGAAGCGACGATGAACGGTCCAAAGGGAATCGTGAAAGCGCCTAACGGCAACGTGTACGTTGTCGATACGGAGAACCAAGCCATTCGGGAGATCGACGTGACGAACGACCGCATTCGCACGGTGGCTGGGATTGGTCCCCAGGGACGTGGTTTCTCCGGCGACAACGGCCCGGCGACCAAGGCCAAGATGGATCGTCCGCATGGGATCGGTGTGGGGGCGGATAATGCCCTATACATCGGCGATACAAACAATCACCGGGTTCGCAAAGTTGTGCCCGTTACCGAATAA
- a CDS encoding NADPH:quinone reductase translates to MKAAYIEETGPPEVIQYGDIPTPEPGEGQVLVKIGTAALNPIDTYVRNGANYWELPKPFVTGSDLAGTIEKMGPGTSRYQVGQRVWGTNQGLVGRQGTFAEYAVVDEHWLYATPDDVKDDAVAACALTGITAHLGLGADNAALKSGETIFVHGGSGGVGSMVVQMAKAMGATVLTTAGSREKSEICLELGADHVFNYKTQDVDEEVLKVCPNGVNVIWETIREPDFDFLVSIAAERCRMVLMAGRDARPEFPVGPFYVKGCSLHGFVMFKASPEEMAVSGNEISRWLSEGKLKPQIGKIFPLSEAAAAHKLQEDNTLRQAGTLVGKILIKP, encoded by the coding sequence ATGAAAGCAGCCTACATCGAAGAAACAGGGCCGCCTGAGGTTATTCAATATGGTGACATACCCACACCGGAACCGGGCGAGGGTCAGGTATTGGTAAAGATAGGTACGGCGGCGCTCAATCCAATCGATACGTATGTCCGAAACGGGGCCAACTATTGGGAGCTTCCTAAACCGTTTGTCACCGGAAGCGACCTGGCCGGCACGATCGAAAAGATGGGCCCTGGCACCAGTCGTTACCAGGTCGGTCAGCGCGTGTGGGGAACCAACCAAGGGTTGGTAGGGCGTCAGGGAACGTTCGCCGAGTATGCGGTGGTGGACGAGCACTGGTTGTACGCGACACCAGACGATGTCAAAGACGATGCGGTTGCGGCGTGCGCGTTAACCGGCATCACAGCCCATCTGGGCTTGGGGGCCGATAACGCGGCACTCAAGTCGGGCGAGACGATCTTCGTGCACGGCGGCTCTGGAGGTGTCGGCTCGATGGTCGTGCAGATGGCGAAAGCGATGGGAGCGACCGTGCTGACAACGGCAGGCTCGCGCGAGAAATCGGAGATCTGCCTAGAACTGGGAGCCGACCACGTTTTCAATTACAAGACGCAAGACGTTGACGAGGAAGTCCTGAAGGTTTGTCCCAACGGTGTGAATGTAATTTGGGAAACGATCCGCGAGCCAGACTTTGATTTCCTGGTTAGCATCGCGGCCGAGCGCTGCCGAATGGTGTTGATGGCTGGACGAGATGCGCGTCCGGAGTTTCCGGTCGGCCCGTTTTACGTCAAAGGTTGTAGCCTGCACGGTTTTGTGATGTTCAAAGCGAGCCCCGAGGAAATGGCCGTGAGTGGAAACGAGATCAGCCGTTGGCTCTCAGAGGGGAAGTTAAAGCCCCAGATCGGCAAGATCTTTCCCCTTTCTGAAGCGGCAGCCGCCCATAAGTTGCAGGAAGACAACACGTTGCGTCAGGCAGGCACCCTGGTAGGGAAAATTCTAATCAAACCGTGA
- a CDS encoding SDR family NAD(P)-dependent oxidoreductase, which translates to MKNTALITGASSGIGRELAWVHAEHGGDLVLIARRGEVLEELKQQLVEKHQTDVLCIAIDLNEPGAVRQVYDQVEAAGIEVDILINNAGFGNHGPFHQHDWKTDGAMIHLNVSVLSEMTHRFLQGMLERQHGRILNVGSTAGFLPGPMMAVYYASKAYVLSFSQAIAEEVSELGVTVTALCPGPVETEFFHRAHAKHVGMFKKGSAATARGVAELGYRTMKKGRLVVINEWRLWFMLNWITPWVPRRTLLKISRWLLSS; encoded by the coding sequence ATGAAGAACACAGCCCTGATTACCGGAGCATCGAGCGGCATCGGCCGCGAGTTGGCCTGGGTCCATGCCGAGCACGGCGGCGACCTTGTGTTGATCGCTCGTCGCGGTGAAGTGCTCGAAGAACTCAAGCAGCAGTTGGTCGAGAAGCACCAAACCGACGTGCTGTGCATCGCCATCGACCTGAACGAGCCGGGGGCCGTTCGCCAAGTGTACGACCAGGTCGAAGCGGCCGGAATCGAGGTCGATATCCTGATCAACAACGCAGGCTTCGGCAACCATGGCCCTTTTCACCAGCACGACTGGAAAACGGACGGCGCGATGATTCACCTGAACGTCAGCGTCCTCAGCGAAATGACTCACCGCTTTCTGCAAGGGATGCTCGAACGCCAGCACGGACGCATCCTCAACGTCGGCAGCACGGCCGGCTTCCTACCGGGCCCTATGATGGCGGTCTATTACGCGTCCAAAGCGTACGTCCTTAGCTTCTCCCAAGCAATCGCCGAAGAGGTTTCAGAACTCGGCGTCACCGTCACGGCCCTTTGTCCCGGCCCCGTCGAGACCGAGTTCTTTCATCGCGCCCACGCCAAGCATGTCGGCATGTTCAAGAAGGGATCGGCCGCAACTGCCCGAGGCGTCGCCGAACTGGGCTACCGCACAATGAAGAAAGGCCGACTGGTGGTGATCAACGAGTGGCGACTATGGTTCATGCTGAACTGGATCACCCCCTGGGTACCGCGGAGAACGCTGTTGAAGATCTCGCGGTGGTTGCTGAGTTCTTAA